One Stigmatella aurantiaca genomic region harbors:
- a CDS encoding AAA family ATPase codes for MMRGTHEGSDHSGEVQPTLRVEYDLDAGNEGRGAPAPRGPGASWPRPAPVERGPANVLRPARPPSPSSPQTVPGDEVPARDLAAPVEGSQAEREAMQAAVATGKRREAWVPPAYLPETLREALVAERGQYRAQRLQEVREVGLTGPGVLGLVPVPAADPDWSGGSLLGFVGEELVFAGNIVHLDFESGRVFAASDSGDDVDRRALRAERWCYRPYDFAEALCAAASSYADRQPALAQSLLRSCGEEPPAPLSARDAERLPVDRLWCQPWGCIWGPPGTGKTTAVADLIARALRAYPGERILAVAPTNRAADELVMRVSALLEREPIPLRPLARSIFRGGTGASEALAKLPTVALEEAKANKLRSTIQERERELGQERARSGPAQELARMQAELRTLRGRVKDPTLREAEKGDSPLMVLTVHRALRLVSELDGEETFARLVVDEAGMVTRAATALMAPLARQVTLAGDPKQIGPVSRAAEGAGKDTQRWLRASGLSHLEDAVKDAARPDVLLLRTQHRMHPDIAHVVSHFCYGGALENGEFVLARAQKPAPVAAFPSRAAWLVLDGLSRDARHLTHGRGETGSGYQRELSAELAISLARQAIRAGLTVLCVTPYRAQAALLRRLGGAAGLRGDVFSASTIHRQQGTQYDVVMVDTVAGGRPFPPQTLIPLLNVAASRARDYLLVLSSRAEARASPVSTRFLSLLPRVRVYPGETPRLELLATQPRPPPPPPPPLVPLGLGGEIEGSRAPQPLFTQEQVSLFERRFDDGHHLVRGVAGSGKTYVLAHWVVRYLLERPQARVLVSFFNRSLVPLVDKLLTEAITVRAGAERLRAMKAQVTVRHAGALRRPEPGSFDAVFVDEAQDMDAKALASLYALVRPQVLPDGREVRCFQLFMDDSQNVYGQVPIDALKEQLPEGLSFRGRTRVLKETFRATRDILDMAFNVVLDPLRQHGVSEPGMREYMKVNELARERLLWLPEETLEGVFRVQSTERGGVAPLVRGFASSTSEARWVAKEVARLVREEGVLPGDILVVAPVMPSSFTQALVRAGVPAEAYGGKGGRDVGDFRVSGVDHVRATTVFSCKGHECPIVFFAGLEALDAIEAWMQGTRSRAPRENERIRRAMFYVGATRAMKRQYLTGVRGGRFLEVAARYAEALAGERSPEPAARSPQG; via the coding sequence ATGATGCGCGGCACGCACGAGGGCTCAGACCATTCCGGGGAAGTCCAGCCCACGCTCCGCGTGGAGTACGACCTGGACGCCGGGAACGAGGGGCGGGGAGCGCCTGCCCCTCGGGGCCCAGGCGCGTCCTGGCCACGTCCGGCCCCGGTGGAGCGGGGCCCCGCGAATGTCCTGCGCCCTGCGCGTCCCCCCTCCCCGTCTTCTCCGCAAACCGTTCCGGGAGACGAGGTGCCCGCGAGGGACCTCGCCGCCCCCGTGGAGGGCAGCCAGGCTGAGCGCGAGGCCATGCAGGCCGCGGTGGCCACGGGCAAGCGGCGCGAGGCCTGGGTTCCCCCCGCGTACCTGCCGGAGACCCTGCGCGAGGCGCTGGTGGCCGAGCGCGGGCAGTACCGGGCGCAGCGGCTCCAGGAGGTGCGGGAGGTGGGGCTGACGGGGCCCGGCGTGCTGGGGCTCGTGCCGGTGCCGGCGGCGGATCCCGACTGGTCCGGTGGCTCGCTGCTGGGCTTCGTGGGCGAGGAGCTTGTCTTCGCGGGCAACATCGTCCACCTGGACTTCGAGTCGGGGCGCGTCTTCGCCGCCTCGGACTCGGGCGACGACGTGGACCGCCGCGCGCTCCGGGCCGAGCGCTGGTGTTACCGGCCCTATGACTTCGCGGAGGCGCTGTGCGCGGCGGCCTCCTCATACGCGGACCGCCAGCCCGCGCTGGCGCAGTCCCTCCTCCGGTCCTGCGGGGAAGAGCCCCCCGCGCCCCTGTCCGCCCGCGACGCGGAGCGGCTGCCGGTGGACCGGCTGTGGTGCCAGCCCTGGGGCTGCATCTGGGGGCCGCCCGGCACGGGCAAGACGACGGCGGTGGCGGACTTGATTGCCCGCGCGCTCCGGGCCTACCCCGGCGAGCGCATCCTCGCGGTGGCCCCCACCAACCGCGCCGCGGACGAGCTGGTGATGCGCGTGAGCGCCCTGCTGGAGCGCGAGCCCATCCCGTTGCGCCCACTGGCCCGCAGCATCTTCCGGGGCGGCACGGGCGCGAGCGAGGCGCTCGCGAAGCTGCCCACCGTGGCCCTGGAGGAGGCCAAGGCCAACAAGTTGCGCAGCACCATCCAGGAGCGGGAGCGGGAGCTCGGGCAGGAGCGGGCCCGGAGCGGCCCCGCGCAGGAGCTGGCCCGGATGCAGGCGGAGCTTCGCACCCTGCGCGGGCGGGTGAAGGACCCCACCTTGCGCGAGGCGGAGAAGGGCGACAGCCCGCTCATGGTGCTCACCGTGCACCGGGCCCTGCGGCTGGTGTCGGAGCTGGACGGAGAAGAGACGTTCGCGAGGCTGGTGGTGGACGAGGCCGGCATGGTGACGCGCGCGGCCACGGCGCTGATGGCCCCGCTCGCCCGGCAGGTGACGCTGGCGGGGGACCCCAAGCAGATCGGCCCGGTGAGCCGCGCGGCGGAAGGCGCGGGCAAGGACACGCAGCGGTGGCTGCGGGCCAGCGGCCTGTCCCACCTGGAGGACGCGGTGAAGGACGCGGCGCGGCCGGACGTGCTGCTGCTGCGCACCCAGCACCGCATGCACCCGGACATCGCCCACGTGGTGAGCCACTTCTGCTATGGCGGGGCGCTGGAGAACGGCGAGTTCGTCCTCGCGCGGGCGCAGAAGCCCGCGCCGGTGGCCGCGTTTCCCTCGCGCGCCGCGTGGCTGGTGCTGGACGGGCTGAGCCGGGATGCCCGCCACCTCACGCACGGCCGGGGCGAGACGGGCTCGGGCTACCAGCGCGAGCTGTCCGCGGAGCTGGCCATCTCCCTGGCCCGCCAGGCCATCCGCGCGGGCCTCACCGTGCTGTGCGTGACGCCCTACCGCGCCCAGGCGGCCCTGCTGCGCCGGTTGGGCGGGGCCGCGGGCCTGCGCGGGGATGTCTTCAGCGCCTCCACCATCCACCGGCAGCAGGGCACCCAGTACGACGTGGTGATGGTGGACACGGTGGCGGGCGGCCGTCCGTTTCCCCCGCAGACCCTCATTCCCCTGCTCAACGTGGCCGCCAGCCGCGCGCGGGACTACCTGCTCGTGCTGTCCTCCCGCGCGGAGGCCCGGGCCTCGCCCGTCTCCACGCGGTTCCTCTCGCTGCTGCCCCGCGTGCGCGTGTACCCGGGCGAGACGCCGCGCCTGGAGCTGCTGGCCACGCAGCCCCGGCCGCCGCCCCCGCCCCCGCCCCCGCTCGTGCCCCTGGGGCTGGGAGGCGAAATCGAAGGGAGCCGCGCCCCCCAGCCGCTCTTCACGCAGGAGCAGGTGTCCCTCTTCGAGCGGCGCTTCGACGATGGCCACCACCTGGTCCGGGGCGTGGCCGGCAGCGGCAAGACGTATGTGCTGGCGCACTGGGTGGTGCGCTACCTGCTGGAGCGCCCCCAGGCGCGGGTGCTGGTGTCCTTCTTCAACCGGTCCCTGGTGCCGCTGGTGGACAAGCTGCTCACCGAGGCCATCACCGTGCGCGCCGGCGCGGAGCGGCTCCGCGCGATGAAGGCCCAGGTGACGGTGCGCCACGCGGGCGCGCTGCGCAGGCCCGAGCCCGGCAGCTTCGACGCGGTCTTCGTGGACGAGGCGCAGGACATGGACGCGAAGGCGCTGGCGAGCCTCTACGCGCTGGTGCGCCCGCAGGTGCTGCCGGATGGGCGGGAGGTGCGCTGCTTCCAGCTCTTCATGGACGACTCACAGAACGTCTATGGCCAGGTGCCCATCGACGCGCTGAAGGAGCAACTGCCCGAGGGGCTGTCCTTCCGGGGCCGCACCCGGGTGCTGAAGGAGACGTTCCGCGCCACGCGCGACATCCTCGACATGGCCTTCAACGTGGTGCTGGACCCGCTGCGCCAGCACGGCGTGAGCGAGCCCGGCATGCGCGAGTACATGAAGGTCAACGAGCTGGCCCGGGAGCGGCTGCTCTGGCTGCCGGAGGAGACGCTGGAGGGCGTGTTCCGGGTGCAGTCCACGGAGCGGGGTGGGGTGGCGCCGCTCGTGCGCGGCTTTGCCTCCAGCACCAGCGAGGCCCGCTGGGTGGCCAAGGAGGTGGCGCGGCTGGTGCGCGAGGAGGGCGTGCTGCCGGGCGACATCCTGGTGGTGGCCCCCGTCATGCCCTCCTCCTTCACGCAGGCCCTGGTCCGGGCCGGGGTGCCCGCGGAGGCCTACGGCGGGAAGGGCGGCCGGGACGTGGGGGACTTCCGCGTCAGCGGGGTGGACCACGTGCGCGCCACCACGGTGTTCTCCTGCAAGGGGCACGAGTGCCCCATCGTCTTCTTCGCGGGCCTGGAGGCGCTGGACGCCATCGAGGCCTGGATGCAAGGGACCCGCAGCCGGGCGCCGCGCGAGAACGAGCGCATCCGCCGGGCCATGTTCTACGTGGGGGCCACCCGGGCCATGAAGCGCCAGTACCTCACGGGCGTGCGGGGTGGGCGCTTCCTGGAGGTGGCCGCCCGCTATGCCGAAGCGCTCGCGGGGGAGCGCTCACCGGAGCCGGCCGCGCGGAGCCCTCAGGGCTGA
- a CDS encoding lysyl oxidase family protein, protein MRGLSLWAALLLLVTACDDDVTYVAAWEPPEAPLQLRPDGPGDVHLRMKNEGTATWKPGQVQLVPQGWAGGPLGLSEQVKPGQVASFRGQVSAPAQPGVHTVRWTPQHKGTAFEQPFETSVEVTCSNGVFCDGEERFADGRCVAGPPPCDDGAACTDDVCDPEKRTCQHIPSGACAVCMATCDPDCSGKLCGDDGCGGQCGTCPAGQACAQGVFECRPETQAGTCRNPLPLLASGTPLVGDHVIQGDTSNGLHQLVPSCNRTSTAVESVYTFTLTGKTGLEARVSGYDTVLHLRKQRGANGAADCLDNTAARTVACSDDSSPPGDYGSRISLALDPGTYFLIVDGFDSTQAGPFTLNVRFAANGCVPKCDGVYCGGSDGCGGNCGVCGGNESCVKGRCLANPCIPNCDGKECGDNGCGGQCGFCPNAELCVPATGTCETFAACDHLRPTCTPSCGASEFCGTDCACHPVSAQLPDLILDEARLRDEILFDTIFVTENSCAKVEECVEGIGERRVLRFSVEAVNQGSATLTVPPPAERPDLFTFSPCHGHYHFSGFATYALVDAEGRTVLAGRKQAYCMEDTQRVATGPDVPCSKKFTCDDQGIQRGWSDLYGNTLDCQWLDITDVPPGDYRLQVTLNPSRAFQETTLDNNTSIVPVTLPPR, encoded by the coding sequence ATGCGAGGTTTGAGTCTTTGGGCAGCGCTCCTGTTGCTGGTGACGGCCTGCGATGACGACGTCACGTATGTCGCGGCCTGGGAGCCTCCCGAGGCACCGCTGCAGCTGCGGCCGGACGGGCCGGGCGACGTACACCTTCGGATGAAGAACGAGGGCACCGCGACGTGGAAGCCCGGCCAGGTGCAGCTCGTCCCCCAGGGCTGGGCGGGCGGTCCGCTGGGGCTCTCGGAGCAGGTGAAGCCCGGCCAGGTGGCCTCCTTCCGGGGCCAGGTCTCCGCGCCCGCTCAGCCGGGCGTGCACACGGTGCGGTGGACGCCCCAGCACAAGGGCACCGCCTTCGAGCAGCCCTTCGAGACCTCCGTGGAGGTGACGTGCTCCAACGGCGTGTTCTGTGACGGCGAGGAGCGCTTCGCCGATGGGCGGTGCGTCGCGGGCCCTCCACCCTGCGACGACGGCGCGGCCTGTACCGACGACGTCTGCGATCCGGAGAAGCGGACGTGTCAGCACATCCCCTCGGGCGCCTGCGCGGTGTGCATGGCGACGTGCGATCCGGACTGCTCCGGCAAGCTGTGTGGAGACGATGGCTGTGGCGGCCAGTGTGGCACCTGCCCGGCGGGGCAGGCGTGTGCGCAGGGCGTCTTCGAGTGCAGGCCCGAGACCCAGGCGGGCACGTGCCGCAATCCCTTGCCGCTCCTGGCCAGCGGGACGCCGCTGGTGGGAGACCACGTCATCCAGGGCGACACCTCGAATGGGCTCCACCAGCTCGTGCCCTCGTGCAACCGGACCAGCACCGCGGTGGAGTCGGTCTACACCTTCACCCTCACCGGGAAGACGGGCCTGGAGGCGCGCGTCTCCGGCTATGACACCGTGCTCCACCTGCGCAAGCAACGCGGGGCGAATGGGGCTGCGGACTGCCTCGACAACACGGCGGCGCGCACGGTGGCGTGCAGCGATGACTCCTCTCCGCCGGGCGACTATGGCTCCCGCATCTCGCTGGCGTTGGACCCAGGCACCTACTTCCTCATCGTGGACGGATTCGACTCCACCCAGGCGGGCCCCTTCACGCTGAACGTGCGCTTCGCCGCCAACGGCTGCGTGCCCAAGTGCGACGGCGTCTACTGCGGTGGGAGCGATGGCTGTGGTGGCAATTGCGGCGTGTGCGGAGGCAACGAGTCCTGTGTGAAGGGCCGCTGCCTGGCCAACCCGTGCATCCCCAACTGTGACGGCAAGGAATGTGGCGACAACGGGTGTGGAGGGCAGTGTGGCTTCTGTCCCAATGCCGAGCTGTGTGTGCCAGCCACCGGGACGTGTGAGACCTTCGCGGCGTGTGACCACCTGCGCCCCACGTGCACGCCGTCCTGCGGCGCCTCGGAGTTCTGCGGCACCGACTGTGCGTGCCACCCCGTCAGCGCGCAGCTGCCGGACCTTATCCTCGACGAGGCCCGGCTGCGGGATGAGATCCTGTTCGACACCATCTTCGTCACCGAGAACTCGTGCGCGAAGGTGGAGGAGTGCGTGGAGGGCATTGGGGAGCGCCGCGTGCTGCGCTTCAGCGTGGAGGCGGTGAACCAGGGCAGTGCCACCCTCACGGTGCCGCCGCCCGCCGAGCGGCCGGACCTCTTCACCTTCTCGCCGTGCCACGGGCACTACCACTTCAGCGGGTTCGCTACGTACGCGCTGGTGGACGCGGAGGGCCGCACGGTGCTGGCGGGCCGCAAGCAGGCCTACTGCATGGAGGACACCCAGCGCGTGGCCACGGGGCCGGACGTGCCGTGCTCCAAGAAGTTCACGTGTGATGACCAGGGCATCCAGCGAGGCTGGTCGGACCTCTACGGCAACACGCTGGACTGCCAGTGGCTGGACATCACCGACGTGCCCCCGGGCGACTACCGCCTTCAGGTGACGCTCAACCCCTCGCGGGCCTTCCAGGAGACGACGCTCGACAACAACACCTCCATCGTCCCGGTGACCCTGCCACCCCGGTAG
- a CDS encoding serine/threonine-protein kinase, translating into MSPPPTPALSPWFVPAGTRIGPWRVVGWGGNGAHGVVYQAQRVGREALGPVALKLAMAPGDERFAREGALLARLRHPHIPRLEDRGRWKHAHGTAPYLAMQWVEGESLYAWAARRNPSSRQVLQVLAQLARALEAVHALPGVHRDVKGGNVLVRGSDSRAFLMDFGSGHFAGAQPLTWQAMPPGTPAYRSPEAYRFTAAHAAASVRYTAAPADDVFALGVTAYRLVTDEYPPPVEPGLDPQGLWNEGGPGPLPPEVLNPRVEPPLDTLIRRMLSVRPEARGCARELAQALEQAVARTGPEADRPLFRWETLPPSRWSPGDAAEAELLGHRPLHRRLTCVQEALAQDAASKAREAHLSAQTRARAKAGTEPLPPPPFRWPRGLLLASAVLLLLFGTESVVPVAPAPPQEPPLPRTEAAQDAGTDAGTVGLADAVAPPSLPVGAAGPAHSAISVDLPKGPLKGQVRPPCEQGQLDLRGGCWIKIEAQPPDCPRYSYEWKGGCYMPFVAAPRPDTSDKP; encoded by the coding sequence ATGTCCCCTCCGCCCACCCCCGCGCTGAGCCCGTGGTTCGTTCCCGCAGGAACTCGGATTGGCCCGTGGCGCGTGGTGGGCTGGGGGGGCAACGGGGCCCATGGCGTCGTCTACCAGGCGCAGCGGGTGGGCCGGGAGGCGCTGGGGCCCGTGGCCCTCAAGCTGGCCATGGCGCCCGGGGATGAGCGCTTCGCTCGCGAGGGGGCCCTGCTCGCCCGCCTGCGGCACCCGCACATCCCCCGGCTGGAAGACCGTGGGCGCTGGAAGCACGCCCACGGCACGGCGCCCTACCTCGCCATGCAGTGGGTGGAGGGGGAGTCCCTCTACGCCTGGGCTGCGCGGCGCAATCCCTCCTCGCGGCAGGTGCTCCAGGTGCTGGCCCAGTTGGCCCGGGCCCTGGAGGCGGTCCATGCCCTGCCAGGCGTCCACCGCGACGTGAAGGGGGGCAACGTGCTGGTGAGGGGCAGCGACAGCCGGGCGTTCCTGATGGACTTCGGCTCGGGGCACTTCGCCGGGGCCCAGCCCCTGACGTGGCAGGCGATGCCACCCGGCACCCCGGCCTACCGCAGCCCCGAGGCCTACCGGTTCACCGCGGCGCATGCGGCCGCCTCGGTCCGCTACACGGCGGCCCCGGCAGATGACGTGTTCGCCCTGGGCGTGACAGCCTACCGGCTTGTGACCGACGAATACCCTCCCCCCGTGGAGCCTGGCTTGGACCCGCAGGGCCTCTGGAACGAAGGGGGCCCCGGGCCTTTGCCCCCCGAGGTCCTCAATCCCCGGGTCGAGCCCCCGCTCGACACGCTCATCCGGCGGATGCTCTCGGTGCGGCCCGAGGCGCGGGGCTGCGCGCGCGAGCTGGCCCAGGCCCTGGAGCAAGCCGTGGCACGGACGGGCCCGGAAGCAGACCGGCCCCTCTTCCGCTGGGAGACCCTGCCGCCCTCCCGGTGGTCCCCCGGGGATGCCGCGGAGGCGGAGCTGCTCGGCCACCGTCCCCTCCACAGGCGCCTGACGTGCGTCCAGGAGGCCCTGGCCCAGGACGCCGCCAGCAAGGCCCGGGAGGCCCACCTGAGCGCCCAGACGCGCGCCCGCGCCAAGGCTGGCACCGAGCCCCTTCCGCCGCCGCCCTTCCGGTGGCCGCGAGGACTCCTCCTGGCCTCGGCGGTGCTCCTGCTGCTCTTCGGCACCGAGAGCGTGGTGCCCGTTGCACCGGCCCCCCCCCAGGAGCCGCCGCTTCCGCGAACCGAGGCCGCTCAGGATGCGGGCACGGACGCCGGCACGGTGGGGCTCGCGGATGCCGTGGCCCCGCCGTCCCTGCCAGTGGGTGCCGCGGGTCCAGCGCACAGCGCCATCAGCGTCGACCTGCCCAAGGGCCCCCTCAAGGGACAGGTCCGGCCTCCGTGCGAGCAGGGCCAGTTGGACCTCCGAGGTGGCTGCTGGATCAAAATCGAGGCGCAGCCTCCGGACTGTCCTCGTTACTCCTACGAGTGGAAGGGGGGCTGCTACATGCCCTTCGTCGCGGCTCCCCGTCCGGACACCTCGGACAAACCCTGA
- a CDS encoding myxosortase-dependent M36 family metallopeptidase, whose protein sequence is MKRWVLPLSGLVLALSGAAGARELPSLDVSMARPPSRPHRPTRLPGARVEHTGPEGEGPRWVWGLRSGVDPRFLSAVRRMGPEQAARAHLARLSALYGLAPETAATVPATLAEPSKEGQGAVLVTFRQELEGIELFRESLTVLMNGRHELIALSGHLSPHVGPDSRAGRLRFTWTAPEALAAAYADLQGVRPEPSSLVRWGEARGGDTFHGFTPAASAKYPARLLTPARARRVFFPLPDRLVPAWYVELHTQAPEAEADYYAYVVAADDGRLLFRHNLTAHEAHAFRVWASPSSPYLPHDGPQGLAGTPHPTGVPDGYQAPFQAPELVTLSHAPFSQNDPWLPAGASETVGNNVDAYADISGSDGRDGSDFRASLTGPSTFDRVYDVTQEPGASTGQRMASVTQLFYVTNFLHDWFYDAGFTEAAGNAQQDNYGRGGLGNDALLAEAQEFSGLSTSSMSTPADGARPKMQMYVFAPNPFQAVTVLSPPELAGRMRSRWAPFGPKVFNVEGPLALARDGTGSPTDGCQAQQGSPAGKILLMDRGSCTDAVKVKNAQNAGAVGVIIAHNLVGPAPDLTGTDASLTIPVLSIERADGVALKNQLSSGSAEVRLLREAAVHRDGALDSSLVAHEWGHYMSNRLIANANGLTNNQGRAMGEGWADFHALLLLARAEDVQLPGNAGFEGAYAVGGHVSSGGDNDGHYFGLRRYPYSTDFTRNPLTFRYIANGVVLPETVPRNPRLYSVSNAAIYQSGEVWASMLWECYTALLRDRTRLSFEEAQRRMKRYLVRSYQLTPVAPTYLEARDALLAAALAESEEDFLLFHAAFARRGAGLRAVAPPRDSLNHAGTVESFVTGKEVAWGGAELVERPGACDNDGVVDPGEVGLLRVTIDNTGIGTASATTATVESTDPGVTIGNGGRLTFPPIAPFESATVEVPVTVEGPTEIRSVTFRVTYEDAEQAIPGARTVSFSERINTDETPASSSTEEVESRHVVWTSTKDERLGHPTLWSRHSETPVESYFHGPNASFKADIALVSPPLQVSPVEDFRFTFVHRFDFEADSFDWLDGGVIELSQDGGATWVDIGASADPGYTGILYAFGTNPLAGRPAYSDYSEGYPAWVPVTVNLGAQYAGKTVQLRFRIGTDVNVGAGGWDIDNLSFSGLTHTPFSTLGVETEVCVNGPPVAQAGADQTVPGGTDVTLSGSGVDPDGDPVVYAWRQTAGPEVALVGVDTAQAGFTAPEVSSPTVLTFALAVRDDRGGSGEDEVSITVEAEPVPDAGTGEDGGTGQPDAGEAPPDGGDAGTGPDGGPEENVTAESGCGCATGEGSLAALAPLLLGALAWRSRRRFSAALAMRTARRR, encoded by the coding sequence ATGAAGCGATGGGTTCTTCCCCTCTCTGGCCTCGTGCTCGCGCTGTCGGGTGCCGCGGGCGCACGGGAGTTGCCTTCTCTGGACGTGTCCATGGCGCGTCCGCCGTCCCGGCCGCACCGGCCCACACGGCTGCCGGGCGCGCGGGTGGAGCACACGGGACCGGAGGGGGAGGGGCCCCGGTGGGTCTGGGGGCTGCGCTCGGGGGTGGATCCCCGCTTCCTGTCGGCGGTGCGGCGCATGGGCCCGGAGCAGGCCGCGCGGGCCCACCTGGCCCGGCTCTCCGCGCTCTACGGCCTGGCCCCGGAGACGGCGGCCACGGTCCCGGCCACGCTCGCGGAGCCTTCGAAGGAGGGGCAGGGGGCCGTGCTCGTCACCTTCCGGCAGGAGCTGGAGGGCATCGAGCTCTTCCGCGAGTCGCTCACGGTGTTGATGAACGGGCGCCACGAGCTCATCGCCCTCTCGGGCCACCTCTCGCCCCACGTGGGCCCGGACTCCCGGGCGGGCAGGCTGCGCTTCACCTGGACCGCGCCGGAGGCCCTCGCCGCCGCCTACGCGGATCTCCAGGGCGTGCGGCCGGAGCCCTCCAGCCTCGTGCGGTGGGGCGAGGCCCGCGGAGGCGACACCTTCCATGGGTTCACCCCGGCCGCGAGCGCGAAGTACCCGGCACGGTTGCTCACCCCCGCCCGCGCCCGGCGCGTCTTCTTCCCGCTGCCGGACCGGCTGGTTCCCGCCTGGTACGTGGAGCTGCACACCCAGGCGCCAGAGGCCGAGGCGGACTACTACGCCTATGTCGTGGCCGCGGACGACGGGCGGCTGCTCTTCCGCCACAACCTCACCGCGCACGAGGCCCATGCCTTCCGTGTCTGGGCGAGCCCCTCCAGCCCCTACCTCCCGCATGACGGCCCCCAGGGGCTGGCCGGGACGCCCCATCCCACAGGCGTTCCCGATGGGTACCAGGCGCCTTTTCAGGCTCCCGAGCTGGTGACGTTGAGCCACGCGCCCTTCAGCCAGAATGATCCCTGGCTCCCGGCGGGCGCTTCCGAGACGGTGGGCAACAACGTGGATGCCTACGCCGATATCTCCGGAAGCGATGGGCGGGATGGCTCGGACTTCCGGGCCTCGCTCACCGGGCCGTCCACCTTCGACCGGGTCTACGACGTCACCCAGGAGCCCGGCGCCAGCACGGGGCAGCGCATGGCGTCGGTGACGCAGCTCTTCTACGTCACCAACTTCCTGCACGACTGGTTCTACGACGCGGGCTTCACCGAGGCCGCGGGCAACGCGCAGCAGGACAACTACGGCCGGGGGGGACTCGGCAACGATGCGCTGCTCGCGGAGGCGCAGGAGTTCAGCGGCCTGAGCACCTCCTCCATGTCCACCCCCGCCGATGGTGCCCGGCCGAAGATGCAGATGTACGTCTTCGCGCCCAACCCCTTCCAGGCCGTCACGGTCCTCTCGCCCCCGGAACTCGCGGGGAGGATGCGCTCCCGGTGGGCTCCGTTTGGCCCCAAGGTCTTCAACGTGGAGGGGCCGCTTGCCCTCGCGAGGGACGGGACGGGCTCGCCCACGGATGGGTGCCAGGCTCAGCAGGGCAGTCCCGCCGGGAAGATTCTCCTGATGGACCGCGGCTCCTGCACGGACGCGGTCAAGGTGAAGAATGCCCAGAACGCGGGCGCCGTGGGCGTCATCATCGCCCACAACCTGGTGGGCCCTGCGCCGGACCTGACCGGTACGGATGCGTCCCTCACCATCCCCGTGCTCTCCATCGAGCGGGCGGACGGCGTGGCCCTCAAGAACCAGCTGAGCAGCGGTTCGGCGGAGGTGCGCCTGCTCCGCGAGGCCGCGGTGCACCGGGATGGCGCGCTGGACAGCTCCCTCGTGGCGCACGAGTGGGGCCACTACATGAGCAACCGGTTGATCGCCAACGCGAACGGCCTGACGAACAACCAGGGGCGCGCGATGGGCGAGGGCTGGGCGGACTTTCATGCCCTGTTGCTCTTGGCGCGTGCCGAGGACGTCCAGCTTCCCGGCAACGCGGGCTTCGAGGGCGCGTATGCCGTGGGCGGCCACGTGTCGAGCGGTGGCGACAATGACGGCCACTACTTCGGGTTGAGGCGCTACCCGTACTCCACGGACTTCACGCGCAACCCGCTCACCTTCCGGTACATCGCCAACGGGGTGGTCCTGCCCGAGACCGTCCCCCGCAATCCGCGCCTGTACTCGGTCTCGAACGCGGCGATCTACCAGTCCGGCGAGGTGTGGGCCTCGATGCTGTGGGAGTGCTACACGGCCCTGCTGCGCGACCGCACGCGGCTCAGCTTCGAGGAGGCCCAGCGGCGGATGAAGCGCTACCTGGTGCGCTCCTATCAGCTCACCCCCGTGGCCCCCACCTACCTGGAGGCGAGGGATGCGCTGCTGGCGGCGGCGCTGGCGGAGAGCGAGGAGGACTTCCTCCTGTTTCACGCGGCCTTCGCCCGCCGCGGCGCGGGGCTTCGCGCGGTGGCACCTCCCCGGGACTCCTTGAACCACGCGGGCACGGTGGAGAGCTTCGTGACGGGCAAGGAGGTGGCGTGGGGCGGCGCCGAGCTGGTGGAGCGGCCGGGCGCTTGCGACAACGATGGGGTGGTGGACCCGGGCGAGGTGGGCCTGCTGCGCGTGACGATCGACAACACGGGCATTGGCACGGCCTCGGCCACCACGGCGACGGTCGAGTCCACGGATCCCGGCGTGACGATTGGCAACGGAGGCCGGCTGACCTTCCCACCCATCGCCCCCTTCGAATCGGCCACGGTGGAAGTGCCCGTCACGGTGGAGGGGCCCACGGAGATCCGCTCCGTCACCTTCCGCGTCACCTATGAGGACGCGGAGCAGGCTATCCCCGGCGCCCGTACGGTCTCGTTCTCGGAGCGCATCAACACCGATGAGACGCCTGCGTCCTCCTCCACCGAGGAGGTGGAGAGCAGGCATGTCGTGTGGACCTCGACGAAGGACGAGCGGCTGGGGCACCCCACGCTCTGGAGCCGCCACTCGGAGACGCCCGTGGAGAGCTACTTCCATGGCCCCAACGCGTCGTTCAAGGCGGACATCGCCCTGGTGTCCCCGCCGCTCCAGGTCTCGCCCGTGGAGGACTTCCGGTTCACCTTCGTCCACCGCTTCGACTTCGAGGCCGATTCCTTCGATTGGCTGGATGGGGGCGTCATCGAGCTGAGCCAGGACGGCGGGGCCACGTGGGTGGACATCGGCGCCTCCGCCGACCCGGGCTACACGGGCATCCTGTACGCGTTTGGCACCAACCCGCTGGCCGGGCGGCCCGCGTACAGCGACTACAGCGAGGGGTATCCGGCGTGGGTTCCCGTCACCGTGAACCTGGGGGCCCAGTACGCGGGGAAGACGGTGCAGCTCCGCTTCCGCATTGGCACCGACGTCAACGTCGGCGCGGGGGGCTGGGACATCGACAACCTGAGCTTCTCCGGCCTCACCCACACGCCCTTCAGCACGCTCGGCGTGGAGACGGAGGTCTGCGTGAACGGGCCCCCCGTGGCCCAGGCCGGTGCCGACCAGACGGTGCCGGGAGGCACGGACGTCACCCTGTCCGGCAGCGGGGTGGATCCCGACGGTGACCCGGTGGTCTACGCCTGGCGGCAGACCGCGGGCCCGGAGGTGGCGCTGGTGGGCGTGGACACGGCCCAGGCCGGGTTCACGGCGCCAGAGGTGAGCAGCCCCACGGTGCTCACCTTCGCGCTGGCCGTGCGCGATGACCGTGGCGGAAGTGGCGAGGATGAGGTGTCCATCACCGTGGAGGCCGAGCCGGTGCCGGATGCGGGCACCGGCGAGGACGGGGGAACAGGACAGCCGGATGCGGGCGAGGCGCCGCCGGACGGGGGGGACGCGGGGACGGGCCCCGATGGGGGCCCGGAGGAGAACGTCACCGCCGAGAGCGGCTGTGGGTGTGCCACGGGGGAGGGGAGCCTCGCCGCGCTGGCCCCCCTGCTGCTGGGAGCGCTGGCCTGGCGGAGCCGCCGCCGGTTCAGCGCAGCGCTCGCCATGCGGACAGCGCGCCGAAGATGA